Proteins from one Acropora muricata isolate sample 2 chromosome 9, ASM3666990v1, whole genome shotgun sequence genomic window:
- the LOC136928174 gene encoding uncharacterized protein isoform X2, protein MFSVATIFLVALALNLQGAVYGSVTVTPVVTSSSSSSSTTPANNSGPTATTSSLMPTLSAISVAPAETAAPGATASTSGTSSTSGTSSETTRKTSSETPNTTGTPPSIVTTEKPTSTPASEKTCASVTATLKEAKQKENVTEILRQFLVSEPSKYSDLNVTNLNVNDEKVSFTFCVKIDKDGKIEFDTVEHLARLLNATVEEIKILGVKITDWEAVDGECKKCTDGGGGPYKIKRKCDEEKHSCNGVEDTKEEKDCSKHCSGVSFMASSYLLVSVGIALSLSFYL, encoded by the exons ATGTTTTCCGTTGCCACAATATTCCTGGTTGCATTGGCATTGAACTTGCAAG gtgCAGTTTATGGCTCTGTCACAGTTACACCAGTCGTTacttcctcctcctcctcctcctcaaCAACACCGGCGAACAATTCAGGGCCAACGGCAACGACGAGCAGTCTAATGCCAACCCTAAGTGCGATATCGGTAGCCCCAGCTGAGACAGCAGCCCCAGGTGCGACAGCGTCAACCAGTGGAACGTCGTCAACCAGTGGAACGTCGTCGGAGACAACCAGGAAAACCTCGTCGGAGACACCCAACACTACAGGAACTCCTCCATCCATCGTTACGACTGAGAAACCTACATCAACTCCTGCGTCggaaaaaa CATGCGCATCGGTGACTGCTACTTTAAAGGAggcaaaacagaaagaaaacgtAACGGAAATC TTACGTCAGTTTTTGGTCAGTGAGCCGAGTAAGTACAGTGACTTAAACGTTACAAATTTGAACGTGAATGATGAAAAGGTCAGCTTTACATTTTGCGTAAAGATTGACAAAGATGGAAAGATTGAATTTGACACTGTGGAACATTTGGCGCGGCTTCTTAACGCGACGGTAGAGGAGATTAAAATCCTAG GAGTGAAAATAACGGACTGGGAAGCTGTGGACGGAGAGTGCAAGAAGTGCACTGATGGTGGCGGAGGTCCGtataaaatcaaaagaaaatgcGATGAAGAAAAGCACAGTTGCAATGGggtggaggacacaaaggaaGAAAAGGATTGTTCTAAACATTGTTCTGGCG tttctttcatGGCCTCGTCGTATCTTTTGGTGTCAGTGGGGATCGCATTGTCTCTCAG cttttacCTTTAA
- the LOC136928174 gene encoding uncharacterized protein isoform X1 encodes MKMRRGKVSGFAIGIVVLLAFQQQGAVYGSVTVTPVVTSSSSSSSTTPANNSGPTATTSSLMPTLSAISVAPAETAAPGATASTSGTSSTSGTSSETTRKTSSETPNTTGTPPSIVTTEKPTSTPASEKTCASVTATLKEAKQKENVTEILRQFLVSEPSKYSDLNVTNLNVNDEKVSFTFCVKIDKDGKIEFDTVEHLARLLNATVEEIKILGVKITDWEAVDGECKKCTDGGGGPYKIKRKCDEEKHSCNGVEDTKEEKDCSKHCSGVSFMASSYLLVSVGIALSLSFYL; translated from the exons ATGAAGATGCGCCGTGGCAAGGTGTCTGGTTTCGCAATCGGCATCGTGGTTCTGTTGGCTTTCCAACAACAAG gtgCAGTTTATGGCTCTGTCACAGTTACACCAGTCGTTacttcctcctcctcctcctcctcaaCAACACCGGCGAACAATTCAGGGCCAACGGCAACGACGAGCAGTCTAATGCCAACCCTAAGTGCGATATCGGTAGCCCCAGCTGAGACAGCAGCCCCAGGTGCGACAGCGTCAACCAGTGGAACGTCGTCAACCAGTGGAACGTCGTCGGAGACAACCAGGAAAACCTCGTCGGAGACACCCAACACTACAGGAACTCCTCCATCCATCGTTACGACTGAGAAACCTACATCAACTCCTGCGTCggaaaaaa CATGCGCATCGGTGACTGCTACTTTAAAGGAggcaaaacagaaagaaaacgtAACGGAAATC TTACGTCAGTTTTTGGTCAGTGAGCCGAGTAAGTACAGTGACTTAAACGTTACAAATTTGAACGTGAATGATGAAAAGGTCAGCTTTACATTTTGCGTAAAGATTGACAAAGATGGAAAGATTGAATTTGACACTGTGGAACATTTGGCGCGGCTTCTTAACGCGACGGTAGAGGAGATTAAAATCCTAG GAGTGAAAATAACGGACTGGGAAGCTGTGGACGGAGAGTGCAAGAAGTGCACTGATGGTGGCGGAGGTCCGtataaaatcaaaagaaaatgcGATGAAGAAAAGCACAGTTGCAATGGggtggaggacacaaaggaaGAAAAGGATTGTTCTAAACATTGTTCTGGCG tttctttcatGGCCTCGTCGTATCTTTTGGTGTCAGTGGGGATCGCATTGTCTCTCAG cttttacCTTTAA